The region GATTTGTGTCACATCTTATAGTAGGTGAATAGAGTGTTGAATAGCTGAAAAGATGAATAACGCTTATAGATTTAAAGGTTTTAAACCTCTCTAAATCACTTAGGGTGTGTAAAGGTGGTGGATATAGTCTATAAACAGTGGATTTGTTCTTTTTATACAACATTCTGTGTCAAGGTTGTAGTCAAATGTGTTTGTCGGCAATTCACATGATTATAAATTAAAGTTAAATAGGCCCATGATCAACAAGTAGTATTTTTCTTAATGTTATTTTGGTAATGCAAGATTAAGTGTATTATAGTGCTTGgtgagttaaagctgcagtcggtaaatttaagcaaatatgataaaaatgtaatcctttttataaaacggtcactatatcctgacagtagtgtatgagaccgATAATCTGCTCATAATGGCatttgtaagatttcacagcactgaaggaaaaaaaacaatcagagctgaggagtctctacagcagctgtcaatcactgctcatgaaatttgcaaagagaaataggcattacagtaacagaatattgattcatatttgatcagcgccgcctagtttgactgtttgattagAGTTTGCGAGTTTCGTGAGCagcgattgacagctgctgtagagactgctcagctcttattggttgttttgggtgAAAACTTGCAAATGCTAATATGAGCATTAGGAGGAAGCAGAGGaacatgttgtttttcaaagattatatcatatttgctcaaagtgaccaactgcagctttaatggatCAATGATTGTCTTCATGGATTTCAGGTTCGGGCAGTTTCCGGGAGAGCCCGAGGCCGAGTGGTCAGGACCCCAACCTGTGGACAGTGGAGGATGTCATGCAGTATATCAGAGATATCGACCCAGTGCTGGCACCACATGCTGACCTATTCAGAAAACATGTATGTATTTCCTCATAGTGTAGAAGATGCTGAGTTAACATAACTGTATtctgcaataaaaaatataaatttaagtatatatagagtatagtatatatacactTTTTAGATTACACTAGACATTGATTTTTGTTTAATACAGTTGCACAacataaagggatagtttgggtgttttgaagtggggttgtataaggtatttatccatagtcagttcATTACCAACAGTAGAtgcaggtaatacactgacaatggataagtacctcatacaacaccacttcaaaacacccaaactatccctttaagttgttGGACAGCTTTGCTAAAAAGCAATTCTTTCaatttctcctccctctctctgcgaCAGGAGATTGACGGCAAAGCACTCCTGTTGCTGCGTAGCGACATGATGATGAAATACATGGGCTTGAAGCTCGGTCCCGCGCTCAAACTCACCTTCCACATCGACAAGCTCAAGCGGGCTTGAGGAGGTCAACCGAGCAGCCGCAGCCTTCCAAAGGACTAAACTCCAACCCCATCTCCCTGTTCTAGGATCAGTATATCATGCACTACATATTGGACATGTACTGACCATTTACATGTAGCAGCTTCCATCGGACCACCATATCTGGTATTATATACCCTGTCCTGACCTCATCCAATGAGGAATGTTTATTTTGTGTAGCACAATCCAGCCCTAAGGCAGCATGGGATACGTAGGATCACCCACTCGTCCGTCATTTCATTTGCATTTCAGTATAACTTGAAGAGTCATACGTGGCCATTTTAACTGTAAAAGGCTGTTTTTGGCCTGCTTTTATTATGTTTCATTTATTCTGTACATTTCATATTTTGTACTTCATGGATATATAAACTtgtatttttgcctttttcaaCAGTTTGTGTGGGATATGCTAAAAGAACCttaaaggaagaaaagaaagcaTTCATCCCAATACTTGGGATGCTTCTGGTTAACGTCTCAGTTTGAGGCACGATTTTGCAGCTGCAACAATATTAATTATGGGGAGGAAAAACACGTTTTATGAAAGGAAGAAAAtcactttattctgaaaatactGCCATGAGGAAATCGGTTTCTTTATTCTTATTCTGGATGTTGTTTACAATGCCTTGTCTTGTCTATgttatttgtacttttttaatttttatactatattattagaGTTCCTACATGGAGAGCCCTATCATACTTAACATTgttcaataaatatataataattcaactgtcggtttatttttttctgtgctttttGTTCTGTAATGCCAACCTTTTAAACCTTCAGTAGGCAGagcgtttttggcatcattgggcaaaaattccataataacctttcagcatattgtaattcaagtgttctgagagaaaattagacttctgcacctcctcatggagaaataggcattacagtaacagaatattgattcatatttgatcagtgctgcctagtttgaccgtttgattgaaatttgtgagtgattgacagctgctcagagacagcaaggctccagctcggctctgattggttgttttcctccggtctgtgaaatcttgcagatgccattaggagcaccggaggacacagaggcacattcatttttcaattacctgtctcatgcactactgtcaggatataatgagcgttctataaaaatatattttttttaatcatatttgctccaatactcctatccactgctgctttaaagccaCAATTTGTGATTACATCTTGTTTACATAGTTTTGTTCACTTCTTGTATTAATTAGCACACTATTTTTGTCCCTTTAATTGCCTGACCTTTTCGTAAAGACTAAGTTTGACAAGTCTGACATTTTGAGACTGTAAAtgcttttttataattattttactaCTTAGAAAATTATTAATTCCTAATTTGATTTTGAAAAATGCATTTAGTGCcatatactatttttttttaatgtagttACAATAGTTTGCCAACAGGGAGCAGCACAGCCTCGTCTACCTTTTTGCAGTCGTGTCTCCTTGCTGTTTCTCCTTGGGATTCACTGACATGCGCTGCCATGGGTGGCCATATCTCCATCTGGTAGACTCAGCATGATAATCTCAGTGATATTTGTACATCACCTAAAGATTTCCTCATATggttatattatttttggttgCTCCATTGTCAGAATCTCTCCTGTATTGCTGTGCAGCTATTTCATGTATTTTCCATTATTCAAAGAGCCTCTCTTTTATGATTATGTCAAACCTATTGTTCATGCTGTTTCTGGTAAACGCTGCAGTCATTGTCTCTGTCGGTACATGAGTGGGCCATTAGGCTTGTGGGCGAAAAATGACTTGTGTCTACTGAAGCAACTCggcagaaagacaaaaaaaaaaaatctaaccaCATCCTCCTAgtgaaaacaggaaaacatgTCACGTAAGGCTGAAAGCAGTGACCAAACCCACTGATTCTAACTGACATGGATGAGTATGAAtgcatttctctgtgtgtgagcaTATGACACATACTCACAATCtgtgctgtgtgttgtgtgttatgCTCAGGCACATGTGACAAGCTCCGAGCTCGTGGCTGATGCCTGTGCTTGTTGATGTGTAATAGTAGCCAAAGTGTTGTGCGTGAAGCCAGCGCTatttatagaaataacagctCCTTGTGCTGcatattgtgtttgtgaaggTTGTGAAGCGAGATTTTACTTTAGCGCCTAACGCTACGGTGTGATTTTTATCAGGCGCCATTCTTGTGTGTTGCTGATGGGCCAGAAAGGCATAGAAGGTCTTTTAAAGTGTTGAGGTGACTATTCAACATGACTGACTTCTCTGAAAACATACAAGATAGATTATCTTTATAGATATGACATACAGTGGTATTATGCACCTTGGGGGAATTCTGCATGTGATATTTACCAACAATGCAGTGCTCCTGAGTCATCCACTGTCTGCCCCAAAAGTTATAAAGCAGCTAGACAGTTTCACTATGCATGAAAGGAAGTTTTGCGGGCTCACAGATTAGTCATAACTGTGAGAAGAGAAAAAACGACTTTCCCAGGTCTCTGCTTCGGGTGTCATGTTATGGCATGGAAATACCGTATTCTCTACAGAGCCAGCATGGCATGGTGCAGCTCTGCAGACAAGTGTGGGCACAGTTAGAGagaaacaatacaaataaaataagatgttcagtcctccactctctctccaGCTGATACCAGAATTCCCAGCATGCCGTTGGGCTGACAGTGGAGGTGCTCTGGGGTGAGCGTCCTGCTGGTCTCAGTGTGTCTGCGAGGCCCTCAGTCATTAAAGAACATACTGAATTTGAAATTGTCAGGTTGATCTTTGGATCATGTTTCATGATTGTGCATTTTCTAAATGCTTCAAGAATTGTGAGTACACAGAAGCACTCTTCAGTCACTCCGGATATTAACTGTCCCTGTTTAAAGGTGccctatacgatatccagagcattaatatagcagcaaataaCTATTACTATTAACTATATTAGCTATGTATATAGAGGAGTACAGTCTAtctgagcagagaattaagtcgctctccctctgtgtgtgtgttgtaagagcttctctgtgctttgttgacatcgccgggccggccacgcgtgcttttagtgcatgttcatgcatgtcaGCGTGCCCCACTGACTAGCTCACGACTGCAGCTCTGCACTGCTTTCATAGAGCGGTTACAGTTGATAACGCCGTACCAACCAACGGTGCTGTTGCAGAAGCGTAGAGCCCAGcttctgttagctctgtcagcaatgatgccgttgttttcactgtttgcgctgttagctgctagctgctggctcatccgtcgccatgttgacagccgcgtggaggcaatagaaatgtgtactatatacagtatattatataattgttataatattatatatttaatatatattatatatttttttatattttattattttgcaatGCAGTGAGTTCCACACATTCTGCAGACACTTTTGTCAGCTATTGGTCACCGGTAGAACAAAACTTCTGAGGGTTTATACAACCACGTAATGAGGGatggaaaaggaaaaatgtgATCACACCTCAGGGGAACCATGACATCTCAGGGAAGTACACCcaaagccttttttttaacaaaaaatgatGTTTCTCGTATATGATACTGACCGAAAATCTGATTTCCTTCTATAAATGAGGCCGCAGGCTTGCTTGCCTCCAGTGACTTCTGATTGGGAGATAAAATCTGCTAAGACCGTTGTCTTGACAGCCCTCACCCCGACACGCTCACACTCTGTCAGCCTCGTGCCTACAGATGGTGTGGGCCGGCTAATGTCAGGATTTTCCTACGAGGGAAATGTTGGTCACACGGCAGCGCGGGTATTATCTATCcatgagtttaaaaaaaaaaaaagaaagcacaaataaaatcacaaaaaaaaacaacaaatacacaGGTGAATACGCCGAGCATATGATTTCCCTTTGGCATTAACACATTGATATCACAGTATATGGAGATTTCAGCAGCAGGATAACACAAAGCCTCACAAGAACTGCTCTCTTGTATTAAATCCACCCCCAGCCTATAGCCTGTTACTCTGTCTCTGGTAGCATGTGCTTGCCACTGTCACCAGATTAGCACGCAGGCTTAAAGCCCTGCTCACAAAGACACCGTGTACAGAACATAGCCTGTGCTAATACTGTTTCCCTCTATTCTAACCTACGAACCTGTAACTCTCCCGGGCAAGCCCACATAATATCCCTGCTCGCATTAAACGAGCCTGACTCAAATAAAATTGCCAGTACAGGAGGTGAACACAATATGAACTCCTGAAAAAGCCTTGCAACAAATACTACCTCTGTGAAGCTTATACTGTTCAATCTTTATTGAGGCTGTCAGATTCAGCTCTCCCATTATATTGTACAGTAAGGTATTATGACAAGAATATCCTGTCaacaaaatatgtaatatttaaaGCTTCGAATGGGTCGTATTTGTTTTGGATTGTATTAAACTACTAAAGTGTTGCTGTTAAATGTTAGTATCTCCTTGTAATCTGCTTGGCAGGTTTTGACACATCAAACTGCTAAACGATAAAGCAGTTTGAAGGGTAATTTAAGCTCATTTCTATGGCTGAATCAGTTTGAATTACGTGATAAAAAACCCTTTCCATCTGGTAATCCATGCAGTTAAAAAAAgctaataattaaaaaaaaaaaacattttaacaaggGATGTCACCAGTTCAGCTCTGACTCCAAGGTTAACTTTCTGCCACTGTTGCGAAATCGTCGCTCTGCTCAGTTTGACCCAACTGTGTAAATCACACAACCCTTAAATATTTACCACCGTTGGACATTGTTGGGACACCTCGATGTGTTTGAGCCGGCTCGACGGAGAAGTGTCAGCTGTGTGcaggaaaataaattatttacacCCCCTCCTTCTACTTCAAAGAGCTGGCAAAAACCATTCAACCCCAGATTTTGGGGAGGGGGGGTCGGAGGAGGAGTTGCTAGTCACTAGGCAACCTCTATGTCACCTGCCCCGACATGCCAAAATCAGCAAACTTACCTCTGGAGGCTGCGTTCACATGGTATACACGGCTGCATTTAAAAAGCCTCCTCAGCTGGATTCatatggaaaacaaaacaattaccGAGACGCAGCTAAACTATGTGGCTCTGGGAAAGAAAGTGTGATGTGATTATATTGCTTTTCCCCTCGTGTGAGAAAGAGGAAAGGTTTTGTAGAGCTTAGAAGATGCTGAGCTTTACTAAAAAGCCCGGGAGCGGAATCCAACAGTGCAACAACTGATGTTTTCCAGAGCCTGTTGCGTTGAGATATCTTGTGATATGTTAGTGTTTTTGTGATGGGGTGTTGAAGCAAGAGTAGCGTCCAATAAGACTACATGTCAGGTGAAGATACAAGGTGACTGTTCAGCTAGAAAATCAGGAAGTTCGGCTTGAGCAACATGTCCACTGAATGAACCCTGCCCTGAGTGATCTGCTGTTTATCTGCCCCctgccagcacacacacacacacactcgtacaccACTACACACAGCCACACAAGGTTAACACAAAACATGCCAAAAACCTGCAAACTCTCTTGTTAAAGCAGACAAGTTCAAACATGTGCCCTCTTCACACGATATTCACACAGAGATAGAAACATTCCCCTTGTTGTCAATAAATAACTCATCCTCTCATCTGGGAAACTGGAGTTTTCTTCTCACTCTCATTGTGAATTTCACTCTTTTGCTTCACAGTTATTCACACTGGGGGATTCTTGACATGActcttttttgtaaaaaaaaagaattagcaGTAGCACTCCAATGAAAGGTAACACTCAGTGTCATGCTCTTTAGAAATTACTAATTTCCAgtacatatttatctttattaaaggtgctaaatgcgagattgggagcatttctattgcctccgcacagctctcaacatggcaacggccgaTAGCTAATGATGCTGACAGCACTAAACGTTACAACTGTTAACGCCGTcaaatgaaattacattttaatattttaaaattgaTTGTAGTATTTTTTTAGGTATCATGAAGCAGCACTGTTTTAGCGTTTAGGtgaatttatttgaaattttgAGCATGTTTAGCAGGCAAAGGAGGAGAatagatgagatgagatgtacTACACAAAGCTACAAATTTCTTTGTTAAAGTCAGATTTTTTAGATTAATCAGAAGACGTgtcttatttttatacattcctTTAGTGACAGATGTTAGGACCTGGACACTATTctatttttctgcatttaatGCAGTCAGAGACATTCATTTAAATCCATTGACAGATGAGACTTCAGTCTCTCGGTTTGAACAAACATCACTATGAAGTGTAGTGGTAGCAAATCATCTGACGTCAAAATCATGTCAGAGACAAGATGAGGAGTTTAGTTTTGAAATCCCCGAGACATGTCACTTtaggcgttatcagctgtaagcGCCGTATGAGAACAGTGCCCATTAGCTAGCCAGAGCGACACGCTCACATGAACTAACATGCCCTAAAAGGCATGTGTGGccagcccggcgatgtcaacaaagcacagagaagcatggattacaacacacacactttgctcaggtagacattactcttctatatctatacatagcagatagttgtttgctgctatattagtgctctggatatcgtatagagtaCCTTTAAGTACTATTTTCTGGATGTACTTTCACTCATGTGATTTTCTTATTTACACCAATAACGGATCTGCCATAATCTACCAACATACTGTAGCTGTAAGGATCACAATGACCAGAGATGACACATAAATCCGTTATCTTCTCCTGACTCCACACTGATATTGAGGTATCCCTGTTAGCCTGTTTGATCAGGTTGTGTGCTgatgctgtgagtgtgtgtgtgtgaagacctGGCCATGCGTGACAACAGCAAATGACCACCTATCCATCATTGGCGCTAGGGCCTCGAGATTACCTCGAGCTCAGGCTTGGCACCAGCTGGACCAAAGCCTGGAAAACAGTAAACTAGACAGTGCTCAATGCATAGACGTATACAGTTCACATACAGATATGTGGCAGCAGGGAGGAATGTTATCTGGATTGCATTTAACATACCACGCGTGGTGTTTATTGAAGGGCTTTAAGTGGAAAGTGTTGTGGGAAAACCCAGCTAAGAAATCCCCGAGGACTAGAACGAAACACCTAATTTCTGAATGTAAACTAGAGGGATCCTCATGttttctctcccccctccttcTTATGTCTCTTTCACTTTGCTTCTCTCTGAGAATGTGGCTTTTGGTCTGTGACTTATATTGAGAAACCAGCGAGCTGCCACAGGAAGACACACAGCGTTGTATTGAGCAGTTGATGTGGGTGGGCCGAAAACGAGAGAGAGCAAGAAGTAACTGTAAACGTCTCCGAGTGTCCCACCCTGCTTAGCATGCGTCTAGACCGGCCCCTGTGAGGCAGGCGGCAGTCATAACAAGGGATTGGGAGAGCAAACAGGGCTGTTTGGCGTAGTTAACCATTCGTCTCTGCAGTCACAATCAAGCAACAAAAACCTCTGCATTTAATTGGGGCTAAACAAGGAGCTCACAGTGCAGCATACAATTATGAGATATGTGAGGCGACAGAGTTCTGACTGTGTGCCAACGTGCCCCATGTGCCTCACACCAGAAGACCATCTCACCAGATTGGCACTGGGCAAGGGGACCTGCAACCGTTACTAAGCACCGTGCCAAGGCTGTTGGCCTACTTATGAGCCATTCTCTTGACAGCGCAAAGCCAAGAAaatccacacacatacacacacacacacacacacacacacacacacacccttaagCTAGTCTCTGTTACTTGAAACAAGCCCGCATTCAGGCCAGGATATTTCAGTTTGGATCATCCGTGATAACCAAGTTTCAAATCGAGCAGCCTTTAACACAATTGGACAAATGAGGCTGCTTTAAGAGCAGACTtgactccaaaaaaaaaaattgagcaATCAGCAAACTCTATTCCTGTAACAGTGCTCTCATTTTCCCCTCGTTACTCACTAAAGATGCCTTTGTTGACAATGTGAAAAGCTAGACGCGGTGATGACATTCCCAACATGACCTCAATCAAGCGTTTTCATAGCCCGCAGGCACGAAACAATCCAGCAAACTCACCCACCGCAGTGAATCTCTTTACCCTCATTTCATAATGAACGCAATTATGAGGGAAATTGTTTTACTCCTCAAAACTGGCTGCGGCTAAAACTGGAGAGGGGTTGCTCTGAATTTgtcatttgttattatttacagCCAAGTCTCTGACCAGAGAGCAGCAGTGTCTTTGAGTCAGGGCTTACAAGCTTTAAGTCAGTTAAACCCCCATCAAGGTAAGCATTCTTTGGTCATTTTCACCTCCCccccaaccacacacacacacacacacactctcacattactctttacacacagaaaaagaaacaaatgtttgtGGTGCTGTAAAGAAACCAGTATTATTCAAATGCTGCTTTTGTAAGCCCACCAACCTTTGAATGAATATCTTGCCATTATGGTAAACACGCTTAACGCCTATAATGTCAGTGCATGGCATTTGCTTCGAACACCACCAAGAAAAACATTGAATAGTAAATCACATTTGGCGATCACTACCTGAGATGTAATATCAGATGTACACCGACGTATAATACAGCTCCTCATTTGCTAAGCAGCAGAGAAACATGTCGGTATCACCGTCAATCATGTTCCTATCAGTGACCTTATTAGCGatgaaaagggaaaataaaggaaaatataGGATACTGAAAACTGATTTGATTATATATCCTCGCAAAGcatacattttatatctgtttaaaTGTTTCCATCCCAGACTGGAAAGGAAGTGAGGTTTCCCTTCACCCACAGGTTAACTTAAGCACTTATCTATTAGCTCCCCGCTGCCCGGGGGGGGGAAGAACTGTGCAATGAATGGAAAAGCAGGCCACATTTCTATCCAGGCCATCTTTATTGATCCTCAAAACCCCCTTCACAAAGACCATCCCCCCATCTTGACCACAAAAAAGGGGACAATATAAACAACCAATAAATAAGAATCTGCGCGATTAAGGCGGTTCTACATCTCCAATAGAACACAACAGTGTGGACATGTTGGAGTTATACAGCTTCATACAGTAAAAGcagtaggttttttttttgagaacaTCACATCTAAAAAGGCAGCACTTTAACAAAAGTGAACCGTTTTTAAAAGCTGGATGAGGCTCCCATTCAAATGAGATCTATCGCGTCTGACTTATGATAGAAAATCCAGGCTCTCTTTTGGATGACCTTGTCATCTGAGCTTATTTAAATACTAGGCCAAAtagaatgagaaaaaaaaaaaaatcatgagcaGAGAACTTAATTTAAATTTTCTCCCCCATCCTactctcagaaaaaaaaaaaaatcattaaaaccaCTTGGTTCCCAAAAAATGGAGAAGGTGGTTGTTCTTTATATCAGTTTTCTCAGataggaataaataaatacaccttTTTAACTGGTAAACTGTCATGGAGTCCAGGCTAGGAGGCTACACAGTGTCATAGCATTGTTCAGAGTGGCTTTTAAGAATTTCAGCATTTCTTTATTACATTCATGTCCAGGAAATGGGAGAGGTGGAGCTCGGCCTTGAAAAGCCAGCCGTCCTCTGGCCACTAGCACATGTGAGACTGTGTGTTCCCTGTGGATATCCAGAGTTCTCTTCTGTACACCCGGGCGCCGCAACCGGGGCTTAGTCGTACAGGGAGGTGCTCACTAAATAAAAAGTGAAGAGATGAGCACTCTTCATCCACCCTGGACAATTCTTATGTCTCCATTTGTGCCCCATTCACCAAATCAGGTCCTCTCAGCAACTAACGGTGCTGGGCTGCTGTTTGCTGACAAAGTCTGAGATGAAGTCAAACTCATTCTGGCCCAGGAAGAGTTCTGGCAGCTCCTGGACCCGATCCAGGCCCAGCTCCATGACCAGCGAGGTCAGAACCTCCTCGTCAATCATGTCCGCGTCCATGCCGTTCAGGGCCAGGGCCGGCCCGGCCATGTGCTGCATGCTCGCCAGCTGGGCCGGGTTCATGCGGTACTGGGTCGTGGCCCCCATGTGGTTCCCACCCATAGGCCCCAGTGGATGTCCGTGGTACTGGGTGTTGAGTTTTTGCAGCTGCATGCTGGCCATGAGCTGCTGGGACGTTAACCCTCCGTTCATgaactgttgttgctgctgcgcGTGCTgggcttgctgctgctgctgctgctgctgcgggtGCTgggcttgctgctgctgctgcgggtGCTGGGCTtgttgctggtgctgctgctgctgttggtgctgctgctgtgggtgcatgtgatgctgctgctgctgctgctgctgagggtgatgctgctgctgctgctgctgctgctggggctGCCCGTTATACATCATGTTCCCAGAGGTCATCTGGTGGTGACCCATCTGGGCCCCGTTCAGCTGTCCGTTCATAGGTCCGCCCACCATGGCCTGCCGCTGCCTCATGGCGGTCTCCATGTTGGCCTGGACGCCGCCGTAGTGCATCATCTGGCCGTTGGGCAGCGCCCGCATGCCCTGCTGGTTGGCATGCTGCTGGTGACCCGCCTGCAGGCCGCCATTCATGCCCATCCTGTAACCGTGGAGACTGGCGCCCGCTGAGCTGTGATTCATGGGCATCATCAGATGGTCTGCCATGCCTCCTGTCTATACGAACAAGAAGAGGAGACGCTTGTTAGAACATCGCACGGGGCAGACGAGATGTTTGGGAAAGCTGGATCAAGACTGACATGGCATATGTAGAGCTGTCCATTTAAACCACTAAGATGCACAATAATGGTGTCAATAGTTCCATGTGTGAAAGCAATGATGTGGGTCATACCCATTTGACTTCTCTTATAAGTGACCACACAATTCACCTTCATAGAAAATCATTTTCCTTGTAATGTCACACCTCCAAGTTAAACCACCAAAACGCTTCCTTCCAGggcaaataaatagaaatatctGCAAGgttgttttgccttttttttgggggggggcgACCACTGAACATCTTTACTGGCATGTTTAGTCTTCCCTACAAAAAACCTCCCCTCCTCTTTGTGCCAAAAAAGGGAATGAACGCCCAGGTCGGAATTACAGGTTAAAACATACATTGTTtgggtacatttttttttttttttcctccagcagCTAGATAA is a window of Sebastes umbrosus isolate fSebUmb1 chromosome 11, fSebUmb1.pri, whole genome shotgun sequence DNA encoding:
- the cited4b gene encoding cbp/p300-interacting transactivator 4b is translated as MADHLMMPMNHSSAGASLHGYRMGMNGGLQAGHQQHANQQGMRALPNGQMMHYGGVQANMETAMRQRQAMVGGPMNGQLNGAQMGHHQMTSGNMMYNGQPQQQQQQQQHHPQQQQQQQHHMHPQQQHQQQQQHQQQAQHPQQQQQAQHPQQQQQQQQAQHAQQQQQFMNGGLTSQQLMASMQLQKLNTQYHGHPLGPMGGNHMGATTQYRMNPAQLASMQHMAGPALALNGMDADMIDEEVLTSLVMELGLDRVQELPELFLGQNEFDFISDFVSKQQPSTVSC